One Candidatus Desulfarcum epimagneticum genomic window carries:
- the acs gene encoding acetyl-CoA synthetase (Evidence 2a : Function from experimental evidences in other organisms; PubMedId : 10894724, 11359578, 12473114, 1390767, 1479344, 20353449, 21941, 7751300, 9473056; Product type e : enzyme), whose amino-acid sequence MAERETVETSEAQIAVHWQEEKYYYPSTKFVAQANMTDETIYDRFGLDHFPNCFKEYADLLDWHEYWHTILDTSDAPCWKWFVGGKINASYNCVDRHLEKNKNKAAIHFVPEPLDEKYEHITYQELFVRVNEFAALLRDFAGLKAGDRATLHMPMTPELPITMLALARLGVIHSQVFGGFSGRACADRIVDSQSNVLITLDAYYRNGTLLDHKQNADVAVDLAEKDGQKVDKVLVWKRYPDRESSPTPMKEGRDFYVNDLLKDFYGARVDPVPMPAEAPLFLMYTSGTTGKPKGCQHSIGGYLSYVAGTSKFVQDIHPEDVYWCMADIGWITGHSYIVYGPLSICASTVIYEGVPTYPDAGRSWRIAQDLGVNIFHTAPTTIRALRKIGPDEPKKYDYHFKHMTTVGEPIEPEVWKWYHKEVGKGEAIIVDTWWQTETGGFLCSTLPALKPMKPGSAGPGMPGIHPIIYDEDGNEIKRGAGQAGNICIQNPWPGAFQTIWGDRDRYVKQYYERYCKNPDSKDWRDWPYLTGDAAVEAEDGYYRILGRIDDVINVSGHRLGTKEIESASLIVEEVAEAAVVPVAHEIKGKEPDLYISLKPGFEASDALAQKISDAVSTEIGKIAKPRKVWIVKDMPKTRSGKIMRRVLGAISNQNDVGDVTTLANPEIVEDIQTMVRK is encoded by the coding sequence ATGGCAGAAAGAGAGACTGTGGAAACATCCGAAGCCCAGATCGCCGTTCACTGGCAGGAGGAAAAGTATTATTACCCCTCGACTAAATTCGTGGCGCAGGCCAACATGACGGATGAGACGATTTATGACCGGTTCGGCCTGGATCATTTCCCCAACTGTTTCAAAGAATACGCGGATCTTCTGGACTGGCATGAATACTGGCACACCATCCTGGACACGAGCGACGCGCCGTGCTGGAAATGGTTCGTGGGAGGAAAAATCAACGCCAGTTATAACTGCGTGGACCGGCATCTGGAAAAAAATAAAAACAAGGCGGCCATCCATTTTGTCCCGGAGCCCCTTGATGAAAAATACGAGCACATCACCTACCAGGAGCTGTTTGTCCGGGTCAACGAGTTCGCGGCCCTTCTCAGGGACTTCGCCGGATTAAAGGCCGGGGACCGGGCCACCCTCCATATGCCCATGACCCCCGAGCTTCCCATCACCATGCTGGCCCTGGCCCGGCTGGGCGTCATCCATTCCCAGGTGTTCGGCGGATTTTCCGGACGCGCCTGCGCCGACCGGATCGTGGATTCCCAGAGCAATGTGCTCATCACCTTGGACGCCTATTACCGAAACGGGACCCTTCTGGACCACAAGCAAAACGCGGACGTCGCTGTGGACCTGGCGGAAAAGGACGGCCAGAAAGTGGACAAGGTCCTGGTGTGGAAGCGGTATCCGGACCGGGAATCCAGCCCCACCCCCATGAAGGAGGGGCGGGATTTTTATGTCAATGATCTTTTAAAAGACTTCTACGGCGCCCGTGTGGATCCCGTTCCCATGCCGGCCGAGGCCCCTTTGTTTCTCATGTACACCAGCGGAACCACGGGAAAGCCCAAGGGCTGCCAGCACAGCATCGGCGGATACCTGTCCTATGTGGCCGGAACTTCTAAATTCGTCCAGGACATCCATCCCGAGGACGTGTACTGGTGCATGGCCGACATCGGCTGGATCACCGGGCACTCTTATATTGTTTACGGCCCGCTGTCCATATGCGCCTCCACCGTCATCTATGAAGGGGTGCCCACCTATCCCGACGCCGGGCGCTCATGGCGCATCGCCCAGGACCTGGGCGTCAATATTTTCCACACCGCCCCCACCACCATCCGGGCCTTGAGAAAAATCGGCCCGGACGAGCCTAAAAAATACGACTACCATTTTAAACACATGACCACCGTGGGCGAGCCCATCGAGCCGGAGGTGTGGAAATGGTACCACAAGGAGGTGGGAAAAGGGGAGGCCATCATTGTGGACACCTGGTGGCAGACGGAAACCGGGGGATTTTTATGCAGCACCCTGCCGGCCCTCAAACCCATGAAGCCCGGAAGCGCCGGGCCGGGAATGCCCGGGATTCATCCCATCATCTATGACGAGGACGGGAATGAAATCAAAAGGGGCGCGGGACAGGCCGGAAACATATGCATCCAGAATCCCTGGCCCGGGGCGTTCCAGACCATCTGGGGAGACCGGGACCGGTATGTGAAACAGTACTACGAGAGGTACTGCAAAAACCCGGACAGCAAAGACTGGCGGGACTGGCCCTATCTCACCGGGGACGCCGCCGTGGAGGCCGAGGACGGCTATTACCGGATCCTGGGCCGCATTGACGATGTGATCAACGTGTCCGGGCACCGGCTGGGAACCAAGGAAATCGAGTCGGCGTCCTTGATCGTGGAGGAAGTGGCCGAGGCGGCGGTGGTTCCTGTGGCCCATGAGATCAAGGGAAAAGAGCCGGACCTGTATATCTCACTTAAACCGGGATTTGAGGCCAGCGACGCTCTCGCTCAGAAAATTTCAGACGCGGTAAGCACCGAAATCGGGAAAATCGCCAAACCCCGGAAGGTGTGGATCGTCAAGGACATGCCCAAAACCCGCTCGGGAAAAATCATGCGCCGGGTGCTGGGCGCCATTTCAAACCAAAACGACGTGGGCGATGTGACCACGCTGGCAAATCCCGAAATTGTTGAAGACATTCAGACAATGGTGCGTAAATAG
- a CDS encoding Histidine kinase, whose protein sequence is MKKTILIADDDKDAVKYLKQLLESMDYKALTARNGDEAFDLFQRHSPPVALIDIHMPGINGIELLKKIKARERNTEVIMTTGFSDIELAIESLKNEANDFVIKPIGINALEVALKRAAERIVMRKNFKELKNLNENFMEALREKDASLPSETDWIGSAGRLIKGAFSVFENVARDGERQDSMVSETPFFLSIHDKHLKIIEASVISGERLGVRVGGRSWEIYDGEAGEEKGCPARLTFEKGVGIRQKAVIKKTGAPVIVHTAPIRDSRGNVKLVVESHVEISKTDQIQKRLRAIRHRYQILFDEAPCCISLQNRDLEIVAANKRFVENFGDDIVGSKCHQVYRRENSPCDKCPVVMTFEDGNPRSMEKTAISKNGEERHMLVHTNPVKDESGNIIQVMEMSVNITEIKKLQDRMASIGFLIGSISHGMKNLLTSLDGGMYIVNSAFSKDDMEGVREGWEDIKIVVNRIKSMVMDILHYIKERPIETQRVDALDFAHDVADTFQMRLKKTRIRFLRDFDESPGDFEIDTEILHTALVNILENAFQACAEAKSKKELFISFKMRRKGVNIIFEIKDNGVGMDRETIRDIFRLFVSSKGKRGTGLGLFVANRMIRQHGGTIEVDSTPGKGSRFHITAPDSPPPDASGSSSPFSL, encoded by the coding sequence ATGAAGAAAACAATATTGATCGCCGACGATGACAAAGACGCCGTCAAATATTTAAAACAGCTTCTTGAAAGCATGGACTACAAGGCGCTCACGGCCCGAAACGGCGACGAAGCCTTTGATCTTTTTCAACGGCATTCGCCTCCCGTCGCGCTCATCGACATCCACATGCCGGGAATCAACGGCATTGAGCTTTTGAAAAAAATCAAAGCCCGGGAGCGCAACACCGAAGTCATCATGACCACGGGCTTCTCCGACATTGAGCTGGCCATCGAGAGCCTGAAAAACGAGGCCAACGATTTTGTGATCAAGCCCATCGGAATCAACGCCCTGGAAGTGGCGCTGAAACGGGCCGCCGAAAGAATCGTCATGAGGAAAAATTTCAAAGAGCTTAAAAACCTCAATGAAAACTTCATGGAAGCCTTAAGGGAAAAAGACGCGTCTCTTCCTTCTGAAACCGACTGGATCGGCTCCGCCGGGCGTTTGATCAAAGGGGCCTTTTCCGTTTTTGAAAATGTGGCCAGGGACGGGGAGCGCCAGGACAGCATGGTCAGCGAAACGCCCTTTTTTCTGTCCATTCACGATAAACATCTTAAAATCATCGAGGCCAGCGTCATCTCCGGGGAGCGCCTGGGTGTCCGGGTGGGGGGAAGGAGCTGGGAGATATATGACGGAGAGGCCGGGGAAGAGAAAGGATGCCCCGCGCGCCTCACCTTTGAAAAAGGAGTCGGAATCCGGCAAAAGGCCGTCATCAAAAAAACCGGCGCGCCCGTTATTGTTCACACGGCGCCCATCCGGGACAGCCGGGGAAACGTCAAGCTGGTGGTGGAAAGCCATGTGGAGATTTCCAAAACCGATCAGATCCAAAAACGGCTTCGCGCCATCCGGCATCGTTACCAGATCCTGTTTGACGAGGCGCCGTGCTGCATTTCGCTCCAGAACCGGGATTTGGAGATTGTGGCGGCCAACAAACGCTTTGTGGAGAATTTCGGAGACGACATCGTGGGCTCCAAATGCCACCAGGTGTACCGGAGAGAAAACTCCCCCTGCGACAAATGCCCGGTGGTCATGACCTTTGAAGACGGCAATCCCCGCAGCATGGAAAAGACGGCCATCTCGAAAAACGGGGAGGAGCGCCACATGCTGGTGCACACCAACCCGGTGAAAGACGAGTCCGGGAATATCATCCAGGTGATGGAGATGTCCGTGAACATTACGGAGATCAAAAAACTTCAGGATCGAATGGCCTCCATCGGTTTTCTCATCGGAAGCATCTCCCACGGCATGAAAAACCTCCTCACAAGCCTGGACGGGGGAATGTACATCGTCAACTCCGCTTTTTCCAAAGACGACATGGAAGGCGTCCGGGAAGGATGGGAGGACATCAAGATCGTGGTCAACCGCATCAAGAGCATGGTCATGGATATTTTGCACTACATCAAAGAAAGGCCCATTGAGACCCAGCGGGTGGACGCGCTGGACTTCGCCCATGATGTGGCCGACACCTTTCAGATGCGGCTGAAAAAAACCCGGATTCGCTTCTTGAGGGACTTTGACGAATCGCCCGGCGATTTCGAGATCGACACCGAGATTCTCCACACGGCCCTGGTGAACATCCTGGAAAACGCCTTCCAGGCGTGCGCGGAGGCCAAATCCAAAAAAGAGCTTTTTATTTCGTTTAAAATGAGGCGCAAAGGCGTGAATATCATTTTTGAAATCAAAGACAACGGCGTGGGCATGGACCGGGAGACCATCCGGGACATCTTCAGGCTGTTTGTCTCCTCAAAAGGAAAACGGGGAACGGGCCTGGGCCTTTTTGTGGCCAACCGGATGATCCGCCAGCATGGCGGAACGATAGAGGTGGACTCCACGCCTGGAAAAGGCTCCCGTTTCCACATCACGGCGCCCGACTCCCCGCCCCCGGACGCCTCCGGCTCCTCATCCCCGTTTTCCCTCTGA
- a CDS encoding conserved hypothetical protein (Evidence 4 : Unknown function but conserved in other organisms) — MKNAILLVDDDQEVRNVIATALTEDGHAVHQAKNGADAVAALDRIRPSIVMTGIKMPGMSGVELLKTIKRKNPEIEVIVLTAHGDMDLAVRCLRHNAFDFIAKPVNIENIRLALKNARNKIVSRQMLRAYTENLEESIREKSALQDRLSSLGLMISSISHNLKGLLTGLDGGLHILNSGIRRDDPDRVREGADIASRMSAQISRLISNVLYYSKKRDFSTTEIHVSDFLCEMVEFMETKAREGHIEFEKKIGPSLGTFRIDISPLRSALLNVLENAADACEAAPGQKKPKIVFSVKKTPRHIRFDIQDNGVGMDAETQKKMFNLFFSTKGHKGTGLGLFIAHDVIQRHHGDMRVDSAPGKGTRVHIMIPLFPPGLKREKF; from the coding sequence ATGAAAAACGCGATACTCCTGGTGGATGATGATCAAGAGGTTCGCAATGTGATCGCGACCGCCCTGACTGAAGACGGACACGCGGTTCACCAGGCGAAAAACGGAGCGGACGCCGTTGCGGCGCTGGATCGAATCCGGCCGTCCATCGTGATGACGGGCATCAAAATGCCGGGCATGAGCGGGGTGGAGCTTTTAAAAACAATCAAACGGAAAAACCCCGAAATTGAAGTGATTGTGCTCACCGCCCACGGGGATATGGATCTGGCCGTCCGGTGTTTGCGCCATAACGCGTTTGATTTTATCGCCAAGCCCGTGAATATCGAAAATATCCGCCTGGCGTTGAAAAACGCGCGAAACAAAATCGTCTCGCGCCAGATGCTTCGGGCCTACACCGAAAACCTGGAGGAAAGCATCCGGGAAAAATCCGCTCTCCAGGACCGTCTTTCCTCCCTGGGGCTGATGATCAGCTCCATATCCCATAATCTGAAGGGACTGCTCACCGGCCTGGATGGGGGGCTGCACATCTTAAACAGCGGAATCAGGCGAGATGACCCGGACCGGGTGAGGGAAGGGGCCGACATCGCCTCCCGGATGTCCGCTCAGATCAGCCGCCTCATTTCCAATGTGCTGTATTACTCAAAAAAGAGGGATTTCTCAACCACCGAAATCCATGTGTCTGATTTTCTGTGTGAAATGGTTGAATTCATGGAGACAAAGGCCAGGGAGGGCCATATTGAGTTTGAAAAAAAAATCGGGCCGTCTTTGGGAACGTTTCGAATCGATATCAGCCCGCTCAGATCGGCTCTTTTGAATGTGCTGGAAAACGCGGCGGACGCCTGCGAAGCCGCTCCCGGTCAAAAAAAGCCCAAAATTGTCTTTTCCGTCAAAAAAACCCCCCGTCACATACGCTTTGACATCCAGGACAACGGCGTGGGCATGGACGCCGAAACCCAAAAAAAAATGTTCAACCTGTTTTTCTCCACCAAGGGCCACAAAGGAACCGGGCTGGGGCTTTTCATCGCCCATGATGTGATTCAAAGACACCATGGAGATATGCGGGTCGACTCCGCCCCGGGAAAGGGGACCCGGGTCCATATCATGATTCCCCTGTTCCCTCCCGGGCTTAAAAGAGAAAAATTTTAA
- a CDS encoding Universal stress protein, which produces MFKKVLFATNASRACDNAARAAFDFAARWGSKLIIFHVIGVPTRGFSPFITDSRTGEDYHMDEDYGQWVEEEIRSAYESLLEKDVDAAIKTAVGQPYREILRIAREKDVDMVIMGAHSDDPDPGDSARPGSAGSAMRRVAKAARCPVMVVNRPVPEGQDFFSRVVVGTDFSKSANFALQWARKLAVKSGARLHVFHALDISAEIMSGTHSQVETEKRVKQAKRRMETDRAARPDDSVKMDFEVWEGVPYVEILKFARVKQADLIVMAHHTKEPGAGFEDPTLGSVTEQVALRSACPVASVNHPDKALDQSL; this is translated from the coding sequence ATGTTCAAAAAAGTTCTGTTCGCCACCAACGCCTCACGGGCGTGCGACAACGCGGCCCGGGCCGCCTTTGACTTCGCGGCCCGCTGGGGCTCCAAACTGATCATTTTCCATGTCATCGGCGTTCCCACCCGGGGATTCAGCCCGTTTATCACGGACAGCCGGACCGGCGAGGATTACCACATGGACGAGGACTACGGCCAATGGGTGGAGGAGGAGATCAGAAGCGCCTATGAGTCCCTTTTGGAAAAAGACGTGGACGCGGCGATCAAAACCGCCGTGGGGCAGCCCTACCGGGAAATTTTAAGAATCGCCCGGGAAAAGGACGTGGACATGGTCATCATGGGGGCCCATTCCGATGATCCCGACCCCGGGGATTCGGCCCGCCCGGGGTCCGCGGGAAGCGCCATGCGCCGGGTGGCAAAGGCCGCCAGATGCCCGGTGATGGTGGTCAACCGACCGGTTCCCGAGGGCCAGGATTTTTTTTCCCGCGTCGTGGTGGGAACCGACTTTTCAAAATCGGCGAATTTCGCCCTCCAGTGGGCGCGAAAACTGGCTGTGAAGTCAGGCGCCCGACTGCATGTTTTCCACGCCCTGGACATATCCGCCGAGATTATGAGCGGGACCCACAGCCAGGTTGAGACGGAAAAGCGTGTGAAACAGGCGAAGCGGCGCATGGAGACGGACCGCGCGGCCCGGCCGGACGACTCCGTGAAGATGGATTTCGAGGTGTGGGAGGGCGTTCCTTATGTGGAAATCCTGAAATTCGCCCGGGTCAAACAGGCCGATCTCATTGTCATGGCCCACCACACGAAGGAGCCGGGAGCCGGTTTTGAAGACCCGACCCTTGGAAGCGTGACCGAGCAGGTGGCGCTTCGCTCCGCGTGTCCGGTGGCCAGCGTCAACCACCCCGACAAGGCGCTGGACCAGAGCCTTTAG
- a CDS encoding HMC operon ORF 6 protein (Evidence 3 : Putative function from multiple computational evidences), with amino-acid sequence MSEGILCNRKPVDTKEQLHALLADKSGKQYYEEMARMEVDTRALWNTIQKTCKSRIRTWLEICAHCGMCADSCFFYLANDKDPKQVPSYKIQSTLGKLIKKRGRVSTSFMMRMMDTAYSKCTCCNRCGLYCPFGIDVGVMFGYVRGLLFSQGFIPWEMKIGSGMHRIYQAQMDVTTEDWVDTCEWMEEEYGEEWPGLKIPIDKENADILYTVNAREPKIYPEDLGEAAILFHMAGENWTVPSVGWEETSLAMFAGDWEGCKKQVRSVYSAMDRLNAKRMVVTECGHAYRATVIEGPYWAGISTGKTPIESFHYVEWAAEALRTGKLKIDPSKKIKTPVTYQDSCNYVRNAGLAECGREILSYIAEDFREMRPSKEHNFCCGGGGGLNGIGRYREQRNRGLKVKRNQITATGADLVIAPCHNCWDAIRDMEEIYKTGIRWSFLKPLLISMLDVDACAGSLKAST; translated from the coding sequence ATGTCTGAGGGAATACTGTGCAACAGAAAGCCTGTGGACACCAAGGAACAGCTCCACGCGCTTCTGGCGGATAAAAGCGGAAAACAATATTACGAGGAAATGGCCCGAATGGAAGTGGACACCCGGGCCCTTTGGAACACGATTCAAAAAACATGCAAATCCAGGATCCGGACATGGCTGGAGATATGCGCCCACTGCGGCATGTGCGCCGACAGCTGCTTTTTTTACCTGGCCAACGACAAGGACCCCAAACAGGTCCCGTCCTATAAGATTCAATCCACTTTGGGCAAACTGATCAAGAAACGGGGCAGGGTCTCCACCTCCTTTATGATGCGGATGATGGACACGGCCTACTCCAAATGCACCTGCTGCAACCGGTGCGGCCTGTACTGCCCCTTTGGAATCGACGTGGGGGTCATGTTCGGGTATGTCCGGGGGCTTTTGTTCTCCCAGGGGTTTATCCCGTGGGAGATGAAAATCGGCTCCGGAATGCACCGGATTTACCAGGCCCAGATGGATGTGACCACCGAGGACTGGGTGGACACCTGCGAATGGATGGAGGAGGAGTACGGGGAGGAATGGCCGGGTCTTAAAATCCCCATCGACAAGGAAAACGCGGATATTCTGTACACCGTCAACGCCCGGGAGCCCAAAATCTATCCCGAGGACCTGGGAGAGGCGGCGATTTTGTTTCATATGGCCGGCGAAAACTGGACCGTCCCCAGCGTGGGATGGGAGGAGACCAGCCTGGCCATGTTCGCCGGGGACTGGGAGGGATGCAAAAAACAGGTTCGCTCGGTCTATTCGGCCATGGACCGCTTAAACGCCAAACGGATGGTGGTGACCGAGTGCGGACACGCCTACCGGGCCACGGTCATCGAAGGCCCCTACTGGGCCGGGATCAGCACCGGGAAAACGCCCATTGAAAGTTTTCATTATGTGGAATGGGCGGCCGAGGCGCTGAGAACGGGAAAACTGAAAATCGACCCTTCCAAAAAAATCAAGACCCCCGTGACCTACCAGGACTCCTGCAATTATGTCCGGAACGCGGGCCTGGCCGAATGCGGGCGGGAGATTTTGAGCTATATCGCCGAGGATTTCCGGGAAATGAGACCCTCCAAGGAGCATAATTTCTGCTGCGGCGGCGGGGGCGGACTGAACGGAATCGGCCGTTACCGGGAGCAGAGAAACCGGGGGCTCAAGGTGAAACGCAACCAGATCACAGCCACCGGGGCCGATCTGGTAATCGCGCCGTGCCACAACTGCTGGGACGCCATCCGGGACATGGAGGAAATTTACAAAACGGGCATCCGGTGGTCGTTTTTAAAGCCCCTTCTGATCAGCATGCTGGATGTGGACGCCTGCGCCGGCTCTCTGAAGGCTTCCACATAG
- a CDS encoding HMC operon ORF 5 protein (Evidence 3 : Putative function from multiple computational evidences), producing MIYEILSGPFALGSFLIFFVGILARGILYLRGLDWQLDRVTYSVNRYHGMKGAAKSILYWLLPLGTRGWRNKFGFMFVAFVFHISILTTPLFIKGHNYLLMERWGFSFWSMPDFMADFLTLAAIVAALIILLRRLSFPEVRIITTPRNIVLLIIAAAPFVTGFIAHKQLGNYDFWLAAHILSGEIMLISIPFTKLSHFILFFFSRAQIGMDFGIKRGGMKKSKGMAW from the coding sequence ATGATTTATGAAATTTTGTCGGGCCCCTTCGCCCTGGGCTCGTTTCTGATATTTTTTGTGGGAATTCTGGCCCGGGGAATCCTTTATTTGAGGGGGCTGGACTGGCAGCTGGACCGGGTGACGTATTCGGTCAACCGCTATCACGGCATGAAAGGCGCCGCGAAATCCATTTTATACTGGCTTTTGCCCTTAGGGACCCGGGGATGGCGGAACAAATTCGGCTTTATGTTTGTGGCTTTTGTGTTCCACATCTCGATTTTGACCACCCCTCTTTTCATCAAAGGCCACAACTACCTGCTCATGGAGAGGTGGGGATTCAGCTTCTGGAGCATGCCGGATTTCATGGCGGATTTTCTCACACTGGCGGCCATTGTGGCGGCCCTTATTATTCTTTTAAGGAGACTCAGCTTCCCGGAGGTGAGGATCATCACCACCCCGCGCAACATTGTGCTTCTGATCATCGCCGCCGCGCCGTTTGTCACCGGCTTTATCGCCCACAAACAGCTGGGAAATTATGATTTCTGGCTGGCGGCCCATATTCTGTCCGGGGAGATCATGCTCATTTCCATTCCGTTCACCAAGCTGTCCCATTTTATTCTGTTCTTTTTCTCAAGGGCCCAGATCGGGATGGATTTCGGAATCAAGCGGGGAGGCATGAAAAAAAGCAAGGGAATGGCCTGGTAA
- a CDS encoding HMC operon ORF 4 protein (Evidence 3 : Putative function from multiple computational evidences): MDVFYTLHDFMVATKASIYALMALILAGVGGFWFFLTGRDPREEGDD; this comes from the coding sequence ATGGACGTTTTTTACACACTTCACGACTTCATGGTGGCCACCAAGGCCTCCATATACGCCCTGATGGCGCTGATACTGGCCGGCGTCGGGGGATTCTGGTTTTTTCTGACCGGAAGAGACCCCCGGGAGGAAGGAGACGATTAA
- a CDS encoding HMC operon ORF 3 protein (Evidence 3 : Putative function from multiple computational evidences), translated as MSEKGVLKEKKNLSAFHIIAGLIVIAGLGITFLRFSKGLGAVTNLSNDYPWGIWIGFDLLCGVALAAGGYVTSAAVYIFGMKKYHSAVRPAILTGFLGYSLVLLALLYDVGRPVRLALGYPFVVSQGTSSLLFEVGLCVALYLTVLFIEFSPAALEWLGLKRLRNIAARLTIALTIFGVVLSTLHQSSLGALFLIAPSKLHPLWHSSYLPIFFFVSSIIAGLSMVILESSLAHRFFSHKMDDVHHKEADGVVLGFGKAAAFVMAGYLAIKIVGIAADHNWHYLFTPYGGWFLLELLGFVAAPCFVYAVGTRERNVGIIKIASVWSVLGIVLNRLNVSVIAFNWSLPPDEKYAPHWMEIGVSVFIVTLGVLAYRFIVTRMPVLYEHPDYIHTHTSK; from the coding sequence ATGTCCGAAAAAGGCGTCTTAAAAGAAAAGAAAAATCTCTCGGCGTTTCATATCATCGCCGGTTTGATTGTGATCGCGGGGCTGGGAATCACCTTTCTGCGTTTCTCAAAGGGTCTCGGCGCCGTGACGAATCTTTCCAATGACTATCCCTGGGGAATATGGATCGGGTTTGATCTTTTATGCGGCGTGGCCCTGGCCGCCGGAGGCTATGTGACCTCCGCCGCGGTTTATATTTTCGGGATGAAAAAATACCATTCCGCCGTCAGGCCCGCCATTCTCACGGGTTTTCTGGGCTACTCCCTGGTGCTGCTGGCCCTGCTTTACGATGTGGGAAGACCCGTTCGCCTGGCTTTGGGGTACCCCTTTGTGGTGAGCCAGGGAACTTCTTCCCTGCTCTTTGAGGTGGGCCTTTGCGTGGCGCTGTATCTGACGGTCCTTTTTATCGAATTTTCCCCGGCGGCTCTGGAATGGCTCGGGCTTAAAAGGCTCAGGAACATCGCGGCCCGGCTCACCATCGCGCTGACCATCTTCGGGGTGGTTCTGTCCACGCTGCACCAGTCGTCCCTGGGCGCGCTTTTTCTCATCGCCCCGTCCAAGCTCCACCCGCTGTGGCATTCCTCCTATCTGCCCATTTTCTTCTTTGTCTCAAGCATTATCGCGGGCCTTTCCATGGTGATACTGGAAAGCTCCCTGGCCCATCGATTTTTCAGCCATAAAATGGACGACGTCCACCACAAAGAGGCCGACGGCGTGGTCCTGGGATTCGGAAAGGCCGCCGCCTTTGTCATGGCGGGCTACCTGGCCATCAAAATCGTGGGAATCGCCGCCGACCACAACTGGCATTACCTTTTCACCCCCTACGGCGGCTGGTTCCTGCTGGAGTTGCTCGGTTTTGTGGCCGCGCCCTGTTTTGTTTACGCTGTGGGGACCCGGGAGAGAAACGTCGGGATCATCAAAATCGCCTCGGTCTGGAGCGTTCTGGGCATTGTGCTCAACCGGCTCAACGTATCGGTCATCGCCTTTAACTGGAGCCTGCCCCCGGACGAGAAATACGCGCCCCACTGGATGGAAATCGGCGTTTCGGTTTTTATCGTGACCCTCGGGGTTCTGGCCTACCGGTTTATTGTGACCCGGATGCCGGTTTTGTATGAGCATCCCGATTATATTCACACGCACACATCCAAATAA